In one Chloroherpetonaceae bacterium genomic region, the following are encoded:
- a CDS encoding Glu/Leu/Phe/Val dehydrogenase: MTIQQSLYKEPAPIKDKENPFESMMARFEVAAQILNLEEGVYEYLKTPVKQIIVSIPIQMDSGKIEVFEGYRVIHNDTLGPSKGGIRYAPDVTLDEVKALAAWMTWKCAILNLPFGGAKGAVKCDPSKLTQVEIEKITRRYTANLMSVFGPDKDIPAPDLNTNEQTMAWIMDTYSMHVQRTENAVVTGKPIILGGSLGRKEATGRGVMICTLAAMDKLGMSPTSSTVVVQGFGNVGSVSAKLLYEQGCKIVGISDITGGYYNPNGFDIPKVIEYVQKNKSLAGYTEGDPITNEELLELPCDVLVPAAREDQITARNAHKLRCRLIVEGANGPMTADAEPIVSDRGIHTVPDILANAGGVTVSYFEWVQDRQGYFWSLERVNRRLERAMRNAFEAVYQTAQAYKQTLRIGAYILAIDKVAKTLKLRGIYA, translated from the coding sequence ATGACAATTCAGCAAAGTCTCTATAAGGAACCTGCACCGATCAAGGATAAAGAGAATCCCTTTGAGTCCATGATGGCGCGCTTCGAGGTTGCGGCACAAATTTTGAACCTCGAAGAAGGGGTCTATGAGTATCTCAAAACTCCCGTCAAGCAAATCATCGTCTCTATCCCAATTCAGATGGATAGTGGCAAGATTGAAGTCTTTGAGGGCTATCGCGTCATTCACAACGATACGCTTGGACCGTCGAAAGGAGGGATTCGATATGCGCCTGATGTAACTTTAGATGAAGTTAAAGCCTTAGCCGCATGGATGACTTGGAAATGTGCTATCTTGAACCTACCCTTTGGCGGCGCAAAAGGTGCGGTGAAGTGTGATCCCTCCAAGCTCACGCAAGTGGAAATTGAAAAAATTACGCGCCGCTACACAGCCAATCTTATGTCTGTCTTCGGACCTGATAAAGACATTCCTGCCCCTGACCTCAATACAAATGAACAGACGATGGCTTGGATTATGGATACCTACTCTATGCATGTGCAGCGCACGGAAAATGCAGTTGTTACTGGCAAGCCGATTATTCTGGGCGGGTCTTTGGGTCGCAAGGAAGCCACAGGTCGTGGGGTGATGATTTGCACCTTAGCGGCAATGGATAAGCTGGGTATGTCGCCCACAAGTTCTACCGTCGTGGTGCAAGGCTTTGGCAATGTTGGCTCCGTTTCGGCAAAATTGCTCTACGAACAAGGTTGCAAAATCGTAGGAATTAGTGACATCACGGGTGGCTACTACAACCCAAATGGGTTTGATATACCCAAAGTGATTGAGTATGTGCAGAAGAATAAATCGCTGGCTGGGTATACGGAAGGCGACCCTATTACGAATGAAGAGCTTCTGGAGCTACCATGCGATGTGCTGGTGCCTGCTGCGCGCGAAGACCAAATCACGGCGCGTAATGCTCACAAACTTCGCTGCCGCCTGATTGTGGAGGGCGCTAATGGACCGATGACAGCTGATGCTGAGCCGATTGTTTCCGATAGAGGCATTCACACCGTGCCCGATATCTTAGCGAATGCGGGTGGTGTCACGGTTTCGTACTTCGAGTGGGTGCAAGATAGGCAAGGTTACTTCTGGTCGCTTGAGCGCGTCAACCGCCGCTTGGAACGCGCCATGCGTAATGCCTTTGAAGCTGTCTATCAAACAGCCCAAGCATACAAGCAAACCTTGCGCATCGGGGCATACATTTTAGCTATTGATAAGGTCGCCAAGACACTCAAGCTGCGTGGCATTTATGCCTAA
- a CDS encoding ArsA family ATPase — MRIIFFTGKGGVGKTSSAAATALRCAELGYNTVVMSTDPAHSLADSLGVPLSGKVQTVLPRLDAVEVDPYVELNENWGAIRDFVASLLITLGAEESIAGELASIPGMAELFSLLRLRDFYSKGQYDVVVVDMAPTGETLRLLSLPEVLAWLLKVTRVIEKYIMAPVLRPISKVTPGLDKIVAPEHVAMMWDRSLDRLKDIREIMDKKAVTSARLVMNPEKMVIAESQRAMTYLNLYGMHVDAAIVNRVIPEEAKDGYYAEWYASQKRYLEIIENDFSPMPIFRVPLFKSEVTGIDRLRLLAEKLYGDVDPAKLLYEEKPIAIRQEEHGAVLRLKLPFAPTDKIQLSRLGATLTLRVGTRYRDIVLPDSLAGLEPQEALMLQDGYLEIKFVQPALAEAPSAR, encoded by the coding sequence ATGCGAATTATTTTCTTTACAGGGAAAGGTGGGGTTGGAAAGACCAGCTCAGCAGCTGCTACGGCTCTACGCTGTGCAGAGCTTGGCTACAATACGGTTGTGATGTCTACTGACCCAGCCCATAGCTTAGCTGATTCACTTGGCGTGCCGCTTTCTGGAAAGGTGCAAACTGTTCTGCCACGGCTTGATGCTGTCGAGGTCGATCCTTATGTTGAATTGAATGAAAACTGGGGTGCGATTCGCGATTTCGTGGCAAGCCTTCTCATCACGCTCGGCGCTGAAGAAAGCATCGCTGGCGAACTTGCTTCTATCCCTGGAATGGCCGAACTGTTTAGCTTATTGCGCTTGCGTGATTTTTACAGCAAAGGGCAGTATGATGTCGTTGTCGTAGATATGGCGCCAACGGGCGAAACTTTGCGTCTGCTTTCACTGCCCGAAGTCTTGGCTTGGCTGCTGAAGGTTACGCGTGTCATTGAAAAATACATTATGGCGCCAGTGCTTCGTCCTATCTCGAAAGTCACTCCCGGTCTTGACAAAATTGTCGCCCCTGAGCACGTTGCGATGATGTGGGACCGCTCTTTAGACCGCTTGAAAGACATTCGCGAGATTATGGACAAAAAAGCCGTTACTTCCGCCCGCCTTGTCATGAACCCTGAAAAGATGGTTATTGCCGAATCGCAGCGTGCAATGACTTATCTTAACCTCTACGGTATGCATGTCGATGCCGCTATTGTAAACCGTGTTATCCCCGAAGAAGCCAAAGACGGCTACTATGCCGAGTGGTATGCGTCGCAAAAGAGATACTTAGAGATTATTGAGAATGACTTTTCACCGATGCCTATTTTTAGAGTGCCCTTATTTAAGAGCGAAGTTACAGGTATTGACCGCCTTCGGCTTCTTGCAGAGAAACTTTATGGCGATGTTGACCCTGCAAAACTGCTCTATGAAGAAAAGCCGATTGCAATTCGTCAAGAGGAACATGGCGCCGTGCTGCGCTTAAAACTCCCTTTTGCTCCGACTGACAAGATTCAGCTCTCACGCTTGGGTGCAACGCTCACTTTGCGTGTTGGCACACGATACCGCGACATTGTGCTGCCTGACTCACTAGCAGGCTTAGAGCCACAAGAAGCCCTCATGCTTCAAGATGGGTATCTGGAAATTAAGTTCGTGCAGCCTGCGCTGGCTGAAGCTCCATCAGCAAGATAA
- a CDS encoding CTP synthase — translation MSRAKTVKHIFVTGGVVSSLGKGIMSASLGALLKARGLRVTIQKYDPYINVDPGTMSPYQHGEVYVTDDGAETDLDLGYYERFLDVVTSQANNVTMGRIYKDVIDKERRGDYLGVTVQVVPHVIDEIKRRMLELAHTGKYDIIITEVGGTVGDIEASPFLEAMRQLKLQLGARNLINIHLTLVPFIKSAMELKTKPTQHSVRMLLESGVQPDILVCRSEKSLSKDIKHKIGLFCNLSDADVISLRDAETIYEVPLILHEEGLDSLVLKKLGVRSQTECDLSDWAAFSHKVKFPKDGTVRVALVGKYTEYPDAYKSIFEAFVHAGAANDVKVLVKLLRSEDIEDGKITIDEALRDVSGVLVAPGFGSRGIEGKIEVIRHVRERNIPFFGICLGMQCAVIEFARNVCGLEGANSTEFQKKTKYPVIDLMETQKHITEKGGTMRLGSYPCVLEEGTKSFKAYGKQLITERHRHRYEFNNQFRELFQSKGMVLAGVSPDNELVEIIELPSHRWFVGVQFHPELKSRVHKVHPLFNAFVAEAKAFRDERLSEEISEAMQTVPK, via the coding sequence ATGTCTCGCGCTAAAACAGTCAAGCACATATTTGTAACGGGTGGTGTGGTTTCATCGTTAGGTAAAGGCATTATGTCTGCCTCGCTTGGTGCTTTGCTTAAAGCTCGCGGTCTGCGCGTTACAATTCAGAAATATGACCCCTACATTAATGTAGATCCCGGAACTATGTCGCCCTACCAACACGGCGAGGTCTATGTAACGGACGACGGCGCAGAGACGGACTTGGATTTAGGCTACTACGAGCGCTTTCTCGATGTTGTAACCTCGCAAGCGAACAACGTCACAATGGGGCGCATTTACAAAGACGTAATTGATAAAGAGCGGCGAGGTGATTACTTGGGTGTAACAGTGCAAGTTGTGCCTCACGTGATTGATGAAATCAAGCGCAGAATGTTGGAATTAGCTCATACTGGCAAGTATGATATTATCATCACCGAAGTAGGTGGGACGGTCGGCGATATTGAAGCCTCTCCTTTTCTGGAAGCAATGCGACAACTCAAACTGCAGCTCGGGGCTCGCAACCTTATCAACATTCATCTGACGCTTGTGCCATTCATCAAATCGGCTATGGAGCTAAAAACCAAGCCGACGCAGCATAGCGTCAGAATGCTTTTGGAATCTGGCGTGCAGCCCGATATTCTCGTTTGCCGCAGTGAAAAATCGCTTTCTAAAGACATTAAGCACAAAATCGGTCTTTTCTGCAATCTCTCTGACGCTGATGTCATTAGCTTGCGCGATGCAGAGACAATTTACGAAGTGCCTCTCATTTTGCACGAGGAGGGCTTAGACAGCCTCGTGTTAAAAAAGCTCGGCGTGCGCAGCCAAACCGAGTGCGACCTCAGTGATTGGGCGGCTTTTTCGCACAAGGTTAAGTTTCCCAAAGATGGCACAGTGCGTGTGGCGCTCGTCGGCAAATACACGGAGTATCCTGATGCATACAAGTCTATTTTTGAAGCCTTTGTGCACGCTGGTGCGGCAAACGATGTCAAAGTGTTGGTCAAGCTACTACGCTCCGAAGACATTGAGGACGGGAAAATCACGATTGATGAGGCGCTTCGTGACGTTTCAGGTGTCTTGGTTGCCCCTGGCTTTGGCAGTCGCGGCATTGAAGGCAAAATTGAGGTAATCCGCCATGTGCGAGAGCGCAACATTCCATTCTTCGGCATCTGTCTCGGTATGCAATGCGCGGTTATTGAATTTGCTCGCAATGTTTGTGGCTTGGAGGGTGCAAATTCTACGGAGTTCCAGAAAAAGACAAAATACCCCGTGATTGATTTAATGGAGACGCAGAAGCACATTACAGAGAAAGGGGGCACGATGCGCCTAGGCAGTTATCCGTGTGTTCTGGAGGAGGGCACTAAGTCGTTCAAAGCATATGGAAAGCAGCTTATTACGGAGCGGCATCGACATCGATATGAGTTTAACAATCAATTTCGTGAGCTGTTTCAGTCAAAAGGTATGGTGCTGGCAGGGGTTTCGCCTGACAATGAACTGGTGGAGATTATTGAGCTGCCTTCGCATCGCTGGTTTGTGGGCGTGCAGTTTCATCCAGAGTTAAAATCACGCGTGCACAAAGTGCATCCGCTTTTTAACGCATTTGTAGCGGAAGCTAAAGCCTTCCGTGATGAGCGCCTTAGTGAAGAAATCAGTGAGGCAATGCAAACCGTGCCGAAGTGA
- a CDS encoding ion transporter, giving the protein MPVLQKRVWDILDVAPEGDRLSQLESAFMLTLILLNAFAVILGTVESIEVKYGVWLHYFEVFSILIFTLEYVGRLWSCVVVEKYAHPIIGRLRFALTFDSIVDLISVLPFYLSFLVIDLRILRLLRFIRLFRLLKLTRYATALVLLKETFRSRRAELGVTVLLLLVVLTIAATLMYFAEKDAQPDKFSDIPSAMWWAVITLTTIGYGDVFPVTMLGKFIGGLIAVLGIGFVALPTGIISVGFVEELRAYRERLKKAKMGASTPEALQCRCPHCGKEIELHLSSRTS; this is encoded by the coding sequence ATGCCTGTGCTGCAAAAGCGTGTATGGGACATCTTAGATGTTGCGCCAGAAGGCGATCGACTTAGTCAGCTCGAGAGCGCTTTTATGCTCACGCTGATTTTGCTTAATGCTTTTGCAGTTATCTTGGGCACGGTCGAGTCAATTGAAGTAAAGTATGGCGTGTGGCTACACTATTTCGAGGTCTTTTCAATCTTGATTTTTACGCTGGAGTATGTTGGACGCTTGTGGTCGTGTGTGGTCGTCGAAAAGTATGCCCACCCGATTATTGGCAGGCTACGCTTTGCGCTGACCTTTGATTCCATTGTCGATCTTATCTCCGTTCTGCCATTTTATCTCTCGTTCCTTGTTATTGACCTACGCATTCTGCGACTGCTGCGATTTATTCGGCTGTTTCGCCTATTGAAACTCACGCGATATGCCACAGCACTGGTCTTGCTGAAAGAAACCTTTCGTTCTCGACGCGCAGAATTAGGCGTAACGGTACTTCTGTTGCTGGTTGTGCTCACAATTGCTGCAACACTGATGTATTTTGCAGAAAAAGATGCGCAGCCCGATAAGTTTAGCGACATTCCATCGGCGATGTGGTGGGCAGTGATTACGCTCACGACAATTGGCTATGGTGATGTGTTTCCTGTAACGATGCTTGGCAAGTTCATCGGCGGGCTTATTGCCGTCTTAGGGATTGGGTTCGTTGCGTTGCCAACTGGTATCATCAGCGTCGGCTTTGTGGAGGAACTGCGTGCATATCGCGAGAGGCTGAAAAAAGCAAAAATGGGTGCTTCTACTCCTGAGGCGCTGCAGTGCCGATGCCCACACTGCGGTAAAGAGATTGAGTTGCACTTGTCATCGCGCACATCGTAG
- a CDS encoding tetratricopeptide repeat-containing sensor histidine kinase, with translation MRWWCGLALFVSGLCAMPVLVQAQLRHSGAPISPMFDTAAVQRLLEQARFAFEQRNFYRADSLALLAFHIAERLPHLRLQAHALRQIGIVKRNLDEYDTAITIQKRVLAIADTLGDAHLQAMTQGSLALLYHSKGFYGKSFAHYFDALRGYEQFNDKAGIAITLNNLATLYADRSAYHDALRCYQRAHLLFEAIGDTMKAISTMISIGDMLRQVGYTKLALDSLKRSLEKANEFGNVLLIADAMTALGDLYMQESRLALALEHKRRALAIYQEMQERYAQANILREIADILLAQRQLSEALACAVESREIAKSIGNRTLLKNALFTLSDIYESAGYPTQALLSYKHAQQIKDSLLTLEEQRRTAELREQYETDKKEQEIALLEKERALERLNRERQRDIFLAITGLLALTAGVVSIALYIKQKNQKLLEEKNCLIAAQKALVETQRDELAAANQLKNDLLAIASHDLKNPLQTIIGFASLLKEKIATEHEVLMIERIESASKRMLHLIKELLDTAAIESGKLELHKERLNLNDLVQVIAEHNQPNATRKRITLHLHLAGEALVLGDRSRLQEVMDNLVSNAIKYSPEGKSVFISTVNLGQSIRYVVKDEGQGLSEEDMTKLFGRFQKLSSRPTGGESSTGLGLSIVKQLVELHGGRVWAESEGKGKGATFFVELPKLLPEETSNPLS, from the coding sequence ATGAGGTGGTGGTGCGGCTTAGCTTTGTTTGTAAGTGGGCTTTGTGCTATGCCCGTGCTTGTGCAGGCACAGTTGCGCCATAGCGGAGCGCCTATTTCTCCTATGTTTGATACAGCCGCAGTACAGCGACTGTTAGAGCAGGCGCGCTTTGCGTTTGAGCAGCGCAATTTCTACCGAGCAGATAGCCTTGCTCTGCTTGCCTTCCACATTGCTGAACGCCTACCACACCTTCGCCTACAAGCACATGCCTTGCGCCAAATTGGCATTGTGAAGCGTAACCTTGATGAATACGATACTGCCATTACCATTCAGAAGCGCGTGCTTGCCATAGCTGATACCTTAGGCGACGCTCACCTTCAAGCGATGACACAAGGAAGTCTTGCGCTGCTCTACCATAGCAAAGGTTTCTACGGAAAATCATTTGCCCACTACTTTGATGCACTGAGAGGCTACGAGCAATTTAACGACAAAGCAGGCATTGCGATTACTCTTAACAATCTTGCTACTCTATATGCTGACCGAAGCGCATACCACGATGCACTAAGATGCTACCAGCGTGCTCACCTTCTCTTTGAAGCCATTGGCGACACGATGAAAGCAATTAGCACAATGATTAGTATTGGCGATATGCTTCGACAAGTTGGTTATACCAAGCTAGCTTTAGACTCGCTGAAACGCTCTCTTGAGAAAGCAAATGAATTTGGCAATGTTCTCTTGATTGCCGATGCGATGACCGCTCTCGGTGACTTGTATATGCAGGAAAGTCGCTTGGCTTTGGCACTGGAGCATAAGCGCCGAGCTTTAGCCATCTATCAAGAGATGCAAGAGCGCTATGCTCAGGCTAATATCTTGCGAGAGATTGCGGATATTCTACTCGCTCAACGACAGCTTAGTGAAGCGCTTGCCTGTGCAGTAGAGAGCCGCGAGATTGCAAAGAGTATTGGAAACAGAACGCTGCTGAAGAATGCACTTTTTACGCTCTCAGACATCTATGAGTCTGCTGGCTATCCAACGCAAGCACTTCTTTCCTACAAGCACGCTCAGCAAATTAAAGATTCATTGCTCACGCTCGAAGAACAGCGGCGTACTGCAGAGCTGCGTGAGCAATACGAAACTGACAAGAAAGAACAGGAAATTGCTCTCTTGGAGAAAGAGCGTGCCCTGGAACGCCTTAACCGAGAACGCCAACGCGATATCTTCTTAGCGATTACAGGACTTTTGGCCTTGACCGCTGGTGTAGTCAGCATTGCACTCTATATCAAGCAGAAAAATCAAAAGCTGCTGGAAGAGAAAAACTGTCTTATTGCAGCACAAAAGGCGCTTGTAGAAACCCAGCGTGATGAATTAGCCGCTGCGAATCAGTTAAAGAACGACCTACTTGCGATTGCTTCGCACGACCTCAAAAATCCTCTTCAAACGATTATCGGTTTTGCATCACTGCTCAAAGAGAAAATTGCTACCGAGCACGAGGTTCTGATGATTGAGCGGATTGAAAGTGCCTCTAAGCGTATGCTGCACCTTATTAAGGAATTGCTTGATACTGCCGCCATAGAGTCAGGTAAGTTAGAACTCCATAAAGAACGGCTCAATCTTAATGACTTGGTGCAAGTTATTGCCGAACATAATCAACCTAATGCAACGCGTAAGCGTATTACTCTGCACCTGCACTTAGCTGGTGAAGCGCTTGTGCTCGGCGACCGTAGTCGATTGCAAGAAGTGATGGATAACTTGGTTAGCAACGCTATCAAATACTCACCTGAGGGTAAAAGTGTTTTCATCTCCACAGTGAATTTAGGGCAAAGCATTCGCTATGTTGTAAAAGACGAAGGTCAAGGTCTGTCAGAAGAGGATATGACCAAACTCTTCGGACGTTTTCAGAAACTTTCCTCTCGTCCTACGGGTGGTGAAAGCTCAACGGGTTTGGGTCTATCTATCGTTAAGCAGCTGGTTGAACTGCATGGCGGCAGAGTCTGGGCAGAGTCAGAGGGGAAAGGCAAAGGTGCTACCTTTTTTGTGGAGTTACCGAAGTTACTCCCTGAAGAGACATCCAACCCACTTAGTTAG
- a CDS encoding UbiA family prenyltransferase, with protein sequence MRTVLQFIFRNKLHLATLAALGAATWAIYFGVPIIWQCLLTVFLLTLSIYQYNRLTDVAEDLHNQPENLRAAQRQSFFITYCLFYAATLVSLVLAAQFGWQTFLITFLLAAIGFLYNQKCFPEALSQAVGGAKRLKDLYIIKNLVPPIDWATAMIVLPLAFANQPISLRAWVCWVYLFTCAFFIEVMWDIRDRHGDMLSGIKTIANTLSLCSTKVFLVVSSSLSGLGLFLATYFGVLPQVSYFLLSNNVAVMVIASSYRDDAPNAARWLSDMTILLAMLLFASFGTIALLTRA encoded by the coding sequence ATGCGCACGGTGCTCCAATTCATTTTCCGAAACAAACTGCATCTGGCGACGCTTGCCGCATTAGGTGCTGCAACATGGGCGATTTACTTCGGTGTGCCTATTATCTGGCAGTGCCTTCTAACAGTCTTCTTGCTCACGCTCTCAATTTACCAATACAATCGATTGACAGATGTGGCGGAAGATTTACATAACCAGCCAGAGAACCTCCGTGCAGCGCAGCGGCAATCATTTTTCATCACATACTGCTTGTTCTATGCAGCCACACTGGTTAGCTTAGTGCTTGCAGCGCAGTTTGGCTGGCAGACTTTTCTCATCACATTTCTCCTTGCAGCAATCGGTTTTCTTTATAATCAAAAATGTTTTCCCGAAGCGCTCTCCCAAGCAGTGGGTGGTGCAAAGCGACTCAAAGACCTTTACATCATCAAAAACCTTGTGCCCCCGATTGACTGGGCGACTGCAATGATTGTGTTGCCACTGGCTTTTGCCAATCAACCAATTTCCTTGCGAGCATGGGTTTGCTGGGTGTATCTCTTTACATGTGCCTTTTTCATTGAAGTAATGTGGGATATCCGAGACCGGCACGGCGACATGCTCTCAGGTATCAAGACGATTGCAAACACGCTTTCGCTCTGCAGCACGAAAGTATTTCTTGTGGTATCCAGTTCGCTGTCAGGGTTGGGGCTATTTTTAGCAACTTACTTTGGTGTCTTGCCGCAAGTGAGTTACTTTTTGCTCTCCAACAACGTGGCGGTGATGGTCATTGCCAGCTCCTACCGTGACGATGCACCAAATGCAGCGCGTTGGCTTAGCGATATGACAATTTTGCTTGCAATGCTGCTATTTGCCTCTTTCGGAACAATTGCACTTCTAACTCGAGCTTAA
- a CDS encoding STAS domain-containing protein, with translation MEFSEKTIGDVTLITLNGDMLGGPDANELHNRLRELIASGQKKLVIDLAKVGYMNSSGLGMLTSALTTVRNANGDLRLANPAERIKNLLIITKLVQVFQTFDSVDAAIASFSNVHK, from the coding sequence ATGGAATTTTCAGAAAAAACCATCGGTGATGTAACCCTTATTACGCTTAATGGGGATATGTTAGGCGGTCCCGATGCAAATGAGCTACATAACCGTCTGCGTGAGCTGATTGCCTCTGGACAAAAAAAGCTGGTGATTGATTTAGCCAAAGTGGGCTATATGAATTCATCTGGCTTAGGTATGCTGACCTCTGCGCTAACGACTGTGCGCAATGCAAACGGTGATCTGCGCTTAGCCAACCCTGCAGAACGCATCAAAAATCTGCTTATCATTACCAAGCTGGTGCAGGTCTTCCAAACTTTCGATTCCGTCGACGCTGCTATTGCGAGCTTTAGCAATGTTCATAAATGA